gtgtgtgtgaaaggtgTCAACATCTCTTTCTGTGTAGGTGTTACGGACTCATGTGATGGTGCGTGTGGGTGGAGGTTGGGACACACTTGAGCATTACCTCGACAAACACGATCCCTGTCGCTGTGCCGCATTCGGTGAGATCACCACTtgtgtcacttcctgtctctgaGCTGTGAGACTTGCTGGAATTTTTCCAACAGCACTACATGTGTTTCTCAACACCTTTGTTTCATACAATCAAGTTATACTAGTTTTtgtttcttgtgttttgtgtttaatgagGGTTAGTCCCCCCACACTATTCAACACTAATAGTGTAATGCAATCTGTATTTAGGCTTTTACAACAGATTGGTAATAGCTGCTGTATTAATATGTTCttatataatcaatatattgCCATACAACttatagaaaaatatacaaacaccTACGCAGACCGAGGCTGgaattatttaattgaaaatatagtcaattgtgaaatatgaattgtgaaatatgattacaatttaaaatgacagattttctacttttaatatattttaaaatgttttttattgctttgatgGCAAAGCTCAGCAGACATTACTGCTGACATGTAATTTATccttaataaaagtaaaaaaaacacttactgaCCCTAAATTTTTTAACAGTGGTGTAGAAGAAACACAAggctttttcaatttttttccatttacgtGTGTATtaggtttaaaaacatttgcttgAATATTGAAGTTCATAATATTTCTTGTGAATATTAAAAGAGTTAAATGATGCCTTTCTTTGACCTCAACAGCTCACCGGTATCAGCAAGCTAAAGCGAGTGGCCAGGGTCCTCACAGTAAGAGCTCCAGCGCTCACTCCTCCCGCTCCACAAGCCCAGGACCTCACTGGCGCAATGAGGGCATAGCACCCTACAAAACCTCCGACAGGCGCTCGTTGGACCCTGTGTTGGGCGTCACAGCACATTCCTCTCCATCACGGCCTGGCAGGTCGCACCATGCAGCTGTACCTGTGGAAATGGAGATTAACACCGGGCGGCCCACGACACTGCTGCCTCGACCACCACGAGACAGATCAGAACCACGCCACTTTAATCCTCTCAGGTCAGTGCAGGTGTGTTTGGGTGttaagctgtgtgtgtgtgtgtgtttgtgagtgcatGTTTACGGCTCCTTGGAAAGTACCTTAAATAGAAAAGTACCCAAAAATCACACTTGAATAAAAGACACCTAGAATGAATGTGAAAGTCAGCtcttatttatgttatttaatctTATAAATTGCTAAACActactgtgtatgtgtgtgtgtgtgtgtgtgtgtgtgcatatatatatatatatattaagaatgGACTTTGAAGGAtagtatatatttcataatttattatttatgatttattaaaaatatataatagtaaatattttattactaataataaatatgaatagtaataaaaagaggggaaaatatattaatataatataatatattattataacataacTCACAGAATAGTATAAGAAGAAATTAAGGTTATGACTGGGACACATGCATgattgtgtgtttgtacagtTGTTTTGTCTGTGCAGATCCCTCAGGGTGTCTGCCATTTGCTCACACTGACCTAGTTAACTCAACACAAATTATAGCACTCTGCTTGTGCACTGTACCTTCACAATGAGCGGCATCTTAAGGCAACagtgcacatgcacacaaacaaatacacacacacgcaaacacacagaTTATTGCAAGCAGATTTGAACTAATCCCAGGTGACATTGTCCTGACATCCATCCCCTTCTTGTCCAGTTTGTGACTCCCCCTTGTGCTAGAAAGAAATTATTACAATGTTATAACAAGACAACCACAGCGTTCTTTCTGTCTAATTATTCAAGCTATAagatgttttggaaaaaaaaatccagggCAAATTAcgattatacatatttttattattttattatttttatttgtaacaacTGCctgaaaatgcatgtttaaacatGACTGTAAAAACTCATGAAATACTTGTGAACAAATAACTCCTAAATATCTTGAAGTTTCAAAAGGTGCTTCATTATTTTAATCAGATGGTGTACTTTTATGTCAGTATGTGCAGCCAGGATATTGTATAACTGGACCATGAACAGCTTGGTGGTTCATCTTGGCTGTGTGCCTCAGTTTCCTTAGGCTGACTAATGATGCAGGCCAAGCGTCAGAGCAGCACACTTTAACACTTGCATTCCCAGAGTTGCAGGTGAGGCAGACTGGATTACTGAAGATTAGGATAATCTCAACCCCCAGGTCTGTCACTGCCCAAACTGCTCAGATGGTTTTTGCAGCTTGTATTACAGATCTGGGCTGTCAGGTTGTGCGTACTTCACTTTCTTGTATAAATAAGAGtgtacatttgaataaaatcaaatgacgGCAGAGTAGGGTAGTACTTTCACTTGTCAGTGTTTTTTAAGATCTGTAAGTTTTAagtttaagaaattattttaaaagagcgATTAAATTCATATGCACACTTGACAGTGTTTTGTCTCAGTGTACACAATCTGGTCTTTAAGGCTAAAGGAAAGAATGGTGTCAGCTATATTCTGAATGTAGTAGTAggtcaagtgtgtgtgtaaagaaagTGTTTGATAATACCAGAGGATGAGTAATCTCTCTCTCCTTTACTATTTGATATCTTTCTTAAATCCCAAAAATGGCTCCTGAGGATACAGCCTTGCATACAGTTCCCTGTATGCTTGGTACAGATTCTCCATgttgtaaaaagtaaaaggcatcacaaaaacattattgagaaaaatggaaattatgctggttagtaattctaagcaagaaagatttttttaattgatcaaaacaaaagcattaattgatcaaaagtgacagtaaagatttttgtttaaaaacttttatgtacacattttaaattttttataatgttctaTATGTtctatttgtgaaaaaaatatttagcaacacaactattttcagtatttattaaaatgttgtttaggCACCAAACTgaattctcattattatttctgaaggatcaagtgacATTGAATACCTCAAAATAGCAGTGTCATCATaggaattaattacataataaaataaagatgtcTTCTCTTTCCTCTTGTCTACAGGAATAAGGAATCTCTTCTTCCGACTCGCAGGCTATCCGGAGATAGTGACTCTTCCACAGCCTCGTCTAAGGGTGGAGGAGGAAGCACAGGAGGAGGGCGCTTCTCTCTGGGTACGCGACATGCTCATGGAGATGATGTGGTTCTGCTGGTGAACCGTAAGGAAGGGAAACACATTATTGAGCGTCCAGGAGCAGGACCACAGATTCCAGCCCTGAGAACCCCTCAGACCCGTGCCCGCAGTGCTTCCAGAGAGCGCCCTGCACCACAATCCACCTCAATCCTGAAACCTAGTCCTCCACAGGGCCCGGCAGAGTTACAACGAACACCCCGCCCAGAGAGAGGCAGATCACTGGGGCCCGAAGGCCAAAGAAAACTGCAGGCTCCACGCTCCCTCAGCCAGGGCAAGACTCCTAGAGCACGACTGGGTGACGTCAGCCCTGTATCATCACCTCGCCGCAGAGACCCTCAGTCTCTTTCTGTAGATCGGAGAGAGGAACTTAGAACCAAACACATGCCCGCAGCATCCTCGAAAACTAGTGGAAGTTTAGCCAGAAGACAAGCATCATCCTCGGCCTCTAACTCGCCTGTGAAAAGCTGTGCCAGCGGAAGTCCAGCGAAAAAGGGAATGGTAGCACCACGACCCCCTGCACCTCGGTCTCCTTCCACTGGGAGTCGCAAGTTTCTTCCCCCCGTCACACAGCCAGGGCGACGCTCTCCGCATTCTTCCCCACGATTGAGCCATCATCACCCGCCACGATCCCCTCGAACAGGACACAACGCACGATCCACAGGGAGAGACCAAAAAGTTTGGGTAAATCCCTACAACCAGCCACAGGAAAGCCAGGAGGACAGTGGCATTTTTAGCTTACACTTGCTGCCAAGTCTGGACCCTCAAAGAGAGCAAGACTTATATCGCAGCTTTGAGGCCGAGTTTCTGGCCAACACGCAACAAACCAAGGCTGTGCAGGGTAAAGTGTCTACTGGAAGGGAAATGAGGTCTCTACAGCTCCCCGTCTCCCAACAAGGTTTAGCAGTGCTCCCAAACTCTTCAGGTGACACTAATGTTACAGACTCGGCTTATTCTTCTTCTAACTCATCAACGTCTTCTCTTAATGTCGGAGGTAAGGTGGGAGTCCTACCTGATTTGCGAGAGTCTAAACGGACTAATCCTCGCACATGTGCACTCGAGGACCCTCCCGCCCTTCTCCATAGCCAGATTCGTGGAGGCCTCCCCAATGGAGGGCTCCTGGAGGGAGAGCGATGGGGTGGCAGAGGAGGAGGTCTTCGTAAGCTCCCTGCCATCTCCAGCTCCACAGAGGAAGGAGAGGCCTCAAATCTAAGCCTGTCAAGGTCAGTGGGGCTTCCCAGAGACATCAATGGGAGCCTCCCTTTGACGGAGGTTCCTATGGAGAGCCAGCAGGAGCTAGAGGAATGGGCTGGGTTGGAAGGAGACGTACCACAAAGTACTGAACTTCACGCGGACTTGCCATATGACAATGCTGACTTGCCACTTCCTGAGACATTTCcttctcctccaccacctcTAGATGATTGTTCTTACCAGGACTCGTCCAGTGAGAGCTCCTCCATGTGCTTGAGTCTGAGTGAGCCTCCATCCGAAGGTTCCTGCACTCCTCCTCTACCGCTGGCCAATGGAGATACAGAAGATGCAGTGGTCCTCCATGCCaacaaaagtcaaaaaaagacagagagggtGCCCTCCATCTACAAGCTCAAACTGAGGCCACGGATAAGACCCCGCACTGACAACAGACCTGAGAACAGCCCGTCTCGCATCCCTACACCTGTACGATACAGGAATCATTGTCAGCAGTCCCCTGCCAATTCTTCTCCCCTCCAGACCCCACCACAGTCTCCACGTTTAAACAATCACCAACCCTCACATAAAGCTCTGCATCAGGCCTTTGCTGATCTCATCCAACCCCAGCAGCGTTCCTCAGCTATGGGCTCTAGAGAGCGTGCCTATTCTTCAGAGTCCAGCCTAGACAATGAGGCCTGGATGTAgtgaatgatgatgatgatgtacaCAGGCAACTGACCTTCACTCAGCATATACAGCTTTATAGTCAGattagagcaaaaaaaaagcacatttgtaAGACTAAGAGACAATGCACATCTGACAGTTGTGTACAACATGTAGCAGGATGCTGAAATCCTTACTGTCATTTCACTGGAGGCATAGATGTGTCCTAAAGTGGCTCTAAGAGCATACAACACTATTCTTGACATCTTGGACCACCAAGGCCTGTTCTGAAGTAAATCTGAGAGCTACTCTACATGCACCATCTGAgctctgtttaatttaattagagtCATTATTCCTTCTTATACCCTCATCACctgtttttgaattatttctGTGAGGACAAGTTGGTTAGTTTTCATTTGATGGAAAGAAGTGTAAAAATCCTATTTTAAATCAGGGAATTGTAATATACATAGTATACTGTATGCTGGGGAATAAGATGGTGGAATCATTTTAGTGACTAATTTTAAGACAAACACCTAAATGATGTTTTGACCATAGTTCCATGTGGAATCCAATTATCCAAATTGGAAATACAGTTTAGTGTTGTTTTACACTTATAGAATGGCATATCAACTTGTTAAATCAGTTCTCTCATAAACATTTACGAgttaagattttattattatctgtgcAAAATCACATTGGCAGACAAACAAAccttgcatttgtttttctggTGTACACACTAATACGGTTAATGTATAggtttatatgtaatttatgttcatttgcttaaatgtgtggtagtgtaatataaatactattaattgactttaatat
This genomic interval from Puntigrus tetrazona isolate hp1 chromosome 5, ASM1883169v1, whole genome shotgun sequence contains the following:
- the gas2l1 gene encoding GAS2-like protein 2, giving the protein MADQSNIQSAASKSIRPFKSSEEYLYAMKEDLAEWLNTLYDLDITADTFMEGLETGCALCRHANNVNRAAHEFKTKHPDAALSLRIPGKDVVFQSRNVIPGSFLARDNVSNFIGWCRQELWIKDVLMFETNDLVERCNEKNLVLCLLEVARRGAKFGMLAPMLIQLEEEIEEEIRDQESLTEALGETQSPPSRTYSRKESIGEPDPELLARWQQQQKRVLLDMRNLDELVREILGQCSCPSQFPMTKVSEGKYKVGDSSALIFIRVLRTHVMVRVGGGWDTLEHYLDKHDPCRCAAFAHRYQQAKASGQGPHSKSSSAHSSRSTSPGPHWRNEGIAPYKTSDRRSLDPVLGVTAHSSPSRPGRSHHAAVPVEMEINTGRPTTLLPRPPRDRSEPRHFNPLRNKESLLPTRRLSGDSDSSTASSKGGGGSTGGGRFSLGTRHAHGDDVVLLVNRKEGKHIIERPGAGPQIPALRTPQTRARSASRERPAPQSTSILKPSPPQGPAELQRTPRPERGRSLGPEGQRKLQAPRSLSQGKTPRARLGDVSPVSSPRRRDPQSLSVDRREELRTKHMPAASSKTSGSLARRQASSSASNSPVKSCASGSPAKKGMVAPRPPAPRSPSTGSRKFLPPVTQPGRRSPHSSPRLSHHHPPRSPRTGHNARSTGRDQKVWVNPYNQPQESQEDSGIFSLHLLPSLDPQREQDLYRSFEAEFLANTQQTKAVQGKVSTGREMRSLQLPVSQQGLAVLPNSSGDTNVTDSAYSSSNSSTSSLNVGGKVGVLPDLRESKRTNPRTCALEDPPALLHSQIRGGLPNGGLLEGERWGGRGGGLRKLPAISSSTEEGEASNLSLSRSVGLPRDINGSLPLTEVPMESQQELEEWAGLEGDVPQSTELHADLPYDNADLPLPETFPSPPPPLDDCSYQDSSSESSSMCLSLSEPPSEGSCTPPLPLANGDTEDAVVLHANKSQKKTERVPSIYKLKLRPRIRPRTDNRPENSPSRIPTPVRYRNHCQQSPANSSPLQTPPQSPRLNNHQPSHKALHQAFADLIQPQQRSSAMGSRERAYSSESSLDNEAWM